Sequence from the Mycosarcoma maydis chromosome 4, whole genome shotgun sequence genome:
TGTTGTCGAGCATTCGTGCACGGACGACACTTCATTTCATCGACAACGCGCTCGCTCTTGTCTCGTCTGCGGCAACTCTCTGTTCCAGCTCGCATCCCGCACCTACCGTtcaacaccaacacgaCTACGCACCCGAATTTCTCGCATCCATTGCTGAGTACGAACGTTGGTGCGACATGGGCAGAGCTGGTAAGGGTGGCGGCTACTACGCCGTACAGAagggcaagcagcaaggaATCTTTCATACGTGGACCGAGTGCGAGGCTGCTACCAAAGGATTTTCGGGCGCCGTGTTCAAGAAGTTCGACAGCGAAGCTGCGGCGCAGGCGTTCGTGCACGGCAATGGGTATAGCGCAGCTAGCAATGCTGTGAGCAACACCACGAGCGTTTCGAACGGCGCTGATCGATCGTACACTCCTTACGCTACGGCTTATTCGAATAAGCAGAGGAAGCAGGCTCAAAAGGCTCGAGAGGCTCCCGGACGTCCTTCATGCCCGGCTCCAAAGCCTCGTGCACAGCCATCTTGCAGCAGCCACGTCCCACAAGCTCGTGTGCAACAGTCGTATGGTAACGTTGTGTTCCCCAAcgcttcctcttctcgCACAGGCCCACAGCGCACGAGTACCGTCTACTGCGACGGCAGCTCGATCGGCAACGGTCGAACCACGGCGCGTGCCGGCTGGGGCGTATTCTTTGAAGATCCTGAGCTGCACCACTTGAACGAATCACGTCGTTTGCCCGGTGACAAACAGACCAACAATCGCGCCGAACTCATGGCTCTTATCCGTGCAGTTCAGTTGTGTCCGAACGACGGACGTCAACTGTTGATAATGACAGACAGCAAGTACAGCATGCAAACAGTGACCGAGTGGCTGCCAAAATGGAGACAGAATGGGTTCAAGACGCTTGCGGGCGCAGATGTTCAGAACCAAGATCTGATCGTCGAATTGGACAAGCAGTTGAGTGGTAGGCATCCACGTCCAAAGCTTGAACATGTGAAGGCGCACGTGGGCATCCATGGTAACGAGATTGTCGATCGCATGGCAAAGTACGGCGCAAGTCTGCCGCGCGACGATTCAAGCGACTTGAGCATGAGATCCAACGCGCCAGAGTCTCATGTGATGAGAGATAGCGAGGCAAACTCGCCCGCTTTCTCGATCAACATCTCCATCAACCCAACAAACGAGCAGGCGCACGTGAGTTGGTGAAACTGTCGATTGGCAATGCGTTGGTTCATACAATGTCATGTATACTTCACATTCGAATCGGTCGTCAGTTAGAAAGCTCAGTCCAAGCTGATGTGTGTCTTGCTTGgcatgatggcgatggcagTTCGACACGTCTTGCTTGCAGAGCCAGTTCAGCTCTCGTAGTGCCAATCCAGACCCAAACCCATGCTTCCTGTTCGGTAACGCCGCCTTAAAGTTGGCACCAAATCCGGAACTAGAACTATCAATGTATACCTTGgatcacagaatcgtgtTCGACAACCAGTCACGGGCCTTGGTGCAAACGCGAGGTTGCGGCTTGGATCGGCAGTTTCTAGCTCGGCTGCGCGTTTGTGGCCATTTAACAATCACGGATCTGATGTCTGTGTCTTGGCTTACTGCGAGCAAACGAGCTAGCTTTGTTTTCATTCTCCTTGGCGATTGCATTTTcagagctcgagatcgTGACAGCTGACATTACACTGGTTGCTAGGCGTCGCGTGCGGTAGGGCGAGAGCGTCTGGGAGagcagcattcacgattataACTTAGTGTTTTTTTTCACGCATTTATGTTAGTTTGTTCTCCTCCACCATCTTTTTCATCGTCGCTACGCTGGCCATCGCTTAGCGCTCGAATTTTCCCTCCCTGTACTCCCTCCCTCTTGTCGCTCGCATTTGCGCTCATATAGCCCCCCTTTCCCGGCGAGAAGGGGGCCACAACAGGCCTCAGCCGCAATCAAAGCATTATGCATTCAACCAACGAGTGACGCTTAGCCGGGATCGTGCATCACGGAATGACTTAGGGTGGGgctcaaatcgtgaattcacgattgtgaatcaagaaccacgaatcgtgaatgcagcaATCGCACCGTGACCGAGATGAAAGAAATGAAAGACATGCTCCATCTGTGGTTCAGTTCAAGACACAGCATTGCTTCCATCCGAAAGTGGTCGGAAGGTCGATGCGGGCGGCGATCCCTGACACAGTCAGACCGAGATAAGCGCAAGCTTGGTGGGAGTCGAGGATTGATACCTTTGAGCTTCCATCGCACCGTATGAATAACATCACTCGCGCGGCGGTCGTGACGACGGACAGGAGCTGGTTGTCACCAGATGGCGTGACTTCATCCACCCCTGAGCCTGAGTGTCGCGGTCACCGAGCGATCCGGCAAGGTATTTATACCCATCTATTCGTATCGAATCTTTCTCACATCTCAGccgattcacattcgtgattcacattcacgtTCACATTTTGCTGCCCAGAAAGCGACAAGTAGCATCAAAgtgacagtcacgagttgcgtgttgcgtgttgcacGTTGAAATAGcgtaatcacgaatcctaCGTAAATCCACGTCGAGCAACCGCCCTGTGCTGACTAACACCTAGGAAGCTCCGTTCTAGCTTACATGAGCTTTTGCGATCTGTATATACATGTCTTCCTGGCAGACTGGCGAGTGCCTGCATCGCTTCTCGTGCTCATGCCCGTTCACTTTGTTCACAGCCAAGCGCAACATGCATCGCCGCACGATTTCACCCCGACTGAGCTTTCTCGCTTGTAGAAGAGGTCAAGTGCCTGCGTGGTCTACCACCGTGCAAACT
This genomic interval carries:
- a CDS encoding RNA-DNA hybrid ribonuclease (related to Ribonuclease H); its protein translation is MGRAGKGGGYYAVQKGKQQGIFHTWTECEAATKGFSGAVFKKFDSEAAAQAFVHGNGYSAASNAVSNTTSVSNGADRSYTPYATAYSNKQRKQAQKAREAPGRPSCPAPKPRAQPSCSSHVPQARVQQSYGNVVFPNASSSRTGPQRTSTVYCDGSSIGNGRTTARAGWGVFFEDPELHHLNESRRLPGDKQTNNRAELMALIRAVQLCPNDGRQLLIMTDSKYSMQTVTEWLPKWRQNGFKTLAGADVQNQDLIVELDKQLSGRHPRPKLEHVKAHVGIHGNEIVDRMAKYGASLPRDDSSDLSMRSNAPESHVMRDSEANSPAFSINISINPTNEQAHVSW